One Blattabacterium cuenoti DNA window includes the following coding sequences:
- the fabD gene encoding ACP S-malonyltransferase, which produces MKAYLFSGQGSQFVGMGKIFYKKSSLARKIFHLSNDILNFDFISIMFNGSENILKKTINSQLAIYIYSFIETKLYKNFLPDMVAGLSLGEFSALTAINVISFEDGLILVKKRGNLMQKACESIPGKMVAIFGLKDEIIEHVCKEEVGIVVPSNYNSDNQLVISGDCNSIKKVCLILKKLGASRILELPVYGAFHSPIMGLVKKNFIKVINKISFNNPICPIYQNFIGTPVTNPNEIKNNLIEQLISPVKWKHSIKNMIMNGANHFTEIGPSNILKNMAKKMLKTFNKKM; this is translated from the coding sequence ATGAAAGCTTATTTATTTTCTGGACAAGGAAGTCAATTTGTAGGAATGGGAAAAATTTTTTATAAAAAAAGTTCTTTAGCAAGAAAAATATTTCATTTATCTAACGATATTTTAAATTTTGATTTTATTTCAATCATGTTTAATGGATCTGAAAATATTTTAAAAAAGACTATAAATTCACAGTTAGCAATATATATTTATTCATTTATAGAAACAAAATTATATAAAAATTTTTTGCCTGATATGGTTGCAGGATTATCTCTTGGAGAGTTTTCAGCTTTAACAGCAATCAACGTAATTTCTTTTGAAGATGGACTAATTTTGGTAAAAAAAAGAGGAAATCTTATGCAAAAAGCATGTGAATCTATTCCTGGAAAAATGGTAGCTATATTTGGATTAAAAGATGAAATAATAGAACATGTTTGTAAAGAAGAGGTAGGAATTGTAGTACCATCAAATTATAATTCTGATAATCAATTAGTAATATCTGGAGATTGTAATTCTATTAAAAAAGTATGTTTAATTTTAAAAAAACTAGGTGCTAGTAGAATTTTAGAACTTCCTGTATATGGTGCATTTCATTCTCCAATTATGGGATTGGTAAAAAAAAATTTTATAAAAGTTATAAATAAAATTTCGTTTAATAACCCTATATGTCCTATATATCAAAATTTTATTGGTACTCCTGTTACTAATCCTAATGAGATAAAAAATAATTTAATTGAACAATTAATTTCTCCAGTAAAATGGAAACATTCCATAAAAAATATGATTATGAATGGAGCTAATCATTTTACAGAAATAGGTCCAAGTAATATATTAAAAAATATGGCAAAAAAAATGTTAAAAACATTTAATAAAAAAATGTAA
- the gldE gene encoding gliding motility-associated protein GldE has translation MLLAILLLLFSSLISGSETSFFCLDKKNINNNKKNILLKIIKNKKKLLATILITNNFSNIGIIITINYLIKKFIQKKYFIYFNISLNFLIEVVFMTFILVLFGEIIPKIYASKNSLRFSTFMSKPLIFLEKVLNPISNIMIFISEFIENIIMKKKSFVSINHLSKALKITLNKKNIKESQFLQRIVDFGRTEIHQIMTPRIDMFALSHNTKFSNILELIRYQGYSRVPIYKNSIDDIEGILFVKDLLPFIYKNNFNWNQLIHPSFFVPETKKIDELLNDFKKRKIHLAIVVDEYGGTCGLVTLEDVIEEIVGDIVDEFDEEDLSYSKININNYLFDGKTSLINFYRIMNIKEEIFFEKKKGDADTLGGFIMEINKYFPKKKQKINFLNYSFIIKSIDNKRIKTIEVIRNKFCVIK, from the coding sequence ATGTTATTAGCAATATTATTATTGTTATTTTCTTCTTTAATATCTGGATCAGAAACATCTTTTTTTTGTCTTGATAAAAAAAATATTAATAATAATAAAAAAAATATTTTATTAAAAATTATTAAAAATAAAAAAAAATTATTAGCTACAATATTAATTACCAATAATTTTTCTAATATTGGAATTATAATTACAATTAACTACTTGATAAAAAAATTTATACAAAAAAAATATTTTATTTATTTTAATATTTCCTTAAATTTTTTGATAGAGGTTGTATTTATGACGTTTATTTTAGTTTTATTTGGAGAAATAATTCCAAAAATATATGCAAGTAAAAATAGTCTTCGTTTTTCTACATTTATGTCAAAACCATTAATTTTTCTTGAGAAAGTATTAAATCCAATTAGTAATATTATGATTTTTATATCGGAATTTATAGAAAATATAATAATGAAAAAAAAAAGTTTCGTATCAATTAATCATCTATCAAAAGCATTAAAAATTACTTTAAATAAAAAAAATATAAAAGAAAGTCAATTCTTGCAAAGAATAGTAGATTTTGGGAGAACAGAAATACATCAAATTATGACTCCTAGAATAGATATGTTTGCATTAAGTCATAATACAAAATTTTCTAATATTTTAGAATTAATCCGTTATCAAGGTTATTCTAGAGTACCCATTTATAAAAATAGTATAGATGATATAGAAGGTATTTTATTTGTTAAAGATCTTTTACCATTTATATATAAAAATAATTTTAATTGGAATCAACTTATTCATCCTTCTTTTTTTGTTCCAGAAACAAAAAAAATAGATGAACTTTTAAATGATTTTAAAAAAAGAAAAATACATTTAGCGATTGTAGTAGATGAATATGGTGGAACCTGTGGTTTAGTAACTCTTGAAGATGTAATTGAAGAAATAGTAGGAGATATAGTAGATGAATTTGATGAAGAAGACCTGTCTTATTCAAAAATAAATATAAATAATTATTTATTTGATGGAAAAACATCTTTGATTAATTTTTATCGTATCATGAATATAAAAGAAGAGATTTTTTTTGAAAAAAAAAAAGGAGACGCTGATACTTTAGGAGGATTTATTATGGAAATAAATAAATATTTTCCTAAAAAAAAACAAAAAATAAATTTTTTAAATTATTCTTTTATAATAAAAAGTATTGATAATAAAAGAATTAAAACTATAGAAGTTATAAGAAATAAATTTTGTGTAATAAAATAA
- a CDS encoding HU family DNA-binding protein, which produces MTKADIITEIISETGCERVYIQKVVETFMKKIKKSLSSGENVYLRGFGSFIIKYRAKKLGRHISKNMSIVIPAHNIPSFKPSKSFTKLVKKNVPIDKF; this is translated from the coding sequence ATGACAAAAGCAGATATAATAACAGAAATCATATCAGAAACTGGTTGTGAAAGAGTATATATACAGAAAGTTGTAGAAACTTTTATGAAAAAAATAAAAAAAAGTTTATCGTCAGGTGAAAATGTTTATTTAAGAGGATTTGGATCATTCATTATTAAATATAGAGCAAAAAAACTTGGACGTCATATATCTAAAAATATGTCTATTGTAATACCTGCACATAATATTCCATCATTTAAACCATCAAAATCTTTTACCAAATTAGTAAAAAAAAATGTTCCAATTGATAAATTTTGA
- the fumC gene encoding class II fumarate hydratase produces the protein MNKKNLYRVEKDILGKVEVPINKYWGAQTERSRKNFKIGKEGSIPIEVIYSFGILKKCSAIVNFNLGKLPMEKKNIICKVCNEIINGKLDDQFPLVVWQTGSGTHTNMNINEVISNRSHVIMGNKLGVGKPLIHPNDDVNMSQSSNDTFSTVMNISAYKILIEKTIPSIEKLKNELRNKSESFKKIIKIGRTHLMDAVPITLGQEFSGYTSQIEHGINSIKNTLNHLSELSIGGTAVGTGLNAPKKYDKEVTKYIRKYTNIPFKVAKNKFESIANHDAMVESHASIKQIAVSLIKISNDIRFLSSGPRSGIGEINIPRNEPGSSIMPGKTNPTQCEAIIMVCMQIIGNDVIISLSGSSGNYELNVCKPLIIYKFLESSKLLADAINSFCFFCVKGITPNYNRIKYLLDNSLMLVTALNPKIGYEKSAEIANYAYINHITLKEASVRLGYLTNEEFEKYVDPYKMI, from the coding sequence ATGAATAAAAAAAATTTATATAGAGTTGAAAAAGATATATTAGGAAAAGTAGAAGTTCCTATTAATAAATATTGGGGAGCACAAACAGAACGATCAAGAAAAAATTTTAAAATAGGAAAAGAAGGTTCTATCCCAATAGAAGTAATTTATTCATTTGGTATATTAAAAAAATGCTCTGCTATTGTTAATTTTAACTTAGGAAAGTTACCAATGGAAAAAAAAAATATTATATGCAAAGTATGTAATGAAATTATAAATGGAAAATTAGATGATCAATTTCCTTTGGTAGTATGGCAAACAGGATCTGGAACTCATACTAATATGAATATAAATGAGGTTATATCAAATAGATCTCATGTTATTATGGGTAATAAATTAGGGGTAGGAAAGCCATTAATTCATCCTAATGATGATGTTAATATGTCACAATCATCTAATGATACATTTTCTACAGTTATGAATATATCTGCTTACAAAATTCTAATAGAAAAAACTATTCCATCTATTGAAAAATTAAAAAATGAATTAAGAAATAAATCTGAATCATTTAAAAAAATTATAAAAATAGGAAGAACTCACCTTATGGATGCTGTTCCAATAACATTGGGGCAAGAATTTTCTGGATATACATCGCAAATAGAACATGGAATAAATTCTATAAAAAATACACTAAATCACTTATCAGAATTATCTATAGGAGGAACAGCAGTAGGTACCGGATTAAACGCTCCCAAAAAGTATGATAAAGAAGTTACTAAATATATTCGAAAATATACTAATATTCCCTTTAAAGTAGCCAAAAACAAATTTGAATCTATAGCAAATCATGATGCTATGGTAGAATCTCATGCATCTATTAAACAAATAGCAGTTTCATTAATAAAAATATCAAATGATATCCGATTTTTATCATCTGGACCTCGTTCTGGAATTGGGGAGATAAATATACCAAGAAATGAACCTGGATCTTCTATTATGCCTGGAAAAACTAATCCTACTCAATGCGAAGCTATTATTATGGTATGTATGCAAATTATAGGAAATGATGTAATCATATCATTATCTGGTTCATCAGGAAATTATGAATTAAACGTTTGTAAACCATTAATAATATATAAATTTTTAGAATCGTCTAAATTATTAGCAGATGCTATTAATTCATTTTGTTTTTTTTGTGTAAAAGGTATCACACCTAATTATAATAGAATTAAATATCTATTAGATAATTCTTTAATGTTAGTAACAGCTCTCAATCCAAAAATTGGATATGAAAAATCAGCGGAAATAGCAAATTATGCTTACATAAATCATATAACTTTAAAAGAAGCATCAGTACGTTTAGGTTATTTAACTAATGAAGAATTTGAAAAATATGTAGATCCATATAAAATGATATAA
- a CDS encoding citrate synthase — protein sequence MYMINFYANGRYHQLPLINGTFDKAIDISKLREYTKLITFDPGLKNTGITKSSISFIDGEKGELLYRGYPIEQIINKCSFIETSYLILNGELPNYKQLKYFIEKINSFNLIKDNICNYLDKIPNSYHPMGILSSITNILLSFDNSIKSEDSYFYLLSKLPILAAMIYRKKYGLPNINNEKNICYIYNILSMFFSIPNKPYKKNYYIINALEKLLILHIDHEQNCSTTIVRLLSSVRSNIFSSVSAGINALWGKLHGGANQKVIEMLELILKDGGNINKWIEKAKNRNDSFRLMGFGHRIYKNFDPRAIIAKSIAENLIKKLNISDPILDIAKKLEINALKDSYFLEKKLYPNIDFYSGIIYQAIGIPKDMFTVMFALGRLPGWIAHWIEIKDNLEPIGRPRQIYIGNKKRNI from the coding sequence ATGTATATGATTAATTTCTATGCTAATGGACGTTATCATCAATTACCATTAATTAATGGAACTTTTGATAAAGCTATTGATATTTCTAAATTAAGAGAGTATACTAAACTTATTACTTTTGATCCAGGATTAAAAAATACTGGGATTACAAAAAGCTCTATCAGTTTTATAGATGGAGAAAAAGGAGAATTGTTGTATAGAGGATATCCTATTGAACAAATAATTAATAAATGTTCATTTATAGAAACATCTTATTTAATTTTAAATGGAGAACTTCCTAATTATAAACAATTGAAATATTTTATAGAAAAAATTAATAGTTTTAATCTTATTAAAGATAATATTTGTAATTATTTAGATAAAATACCTAATTCATATCATCCAATGGGAATTTTATCTTCTATTACAAATATTTTATTATCATTTGATAATTCTATAAAAAGTGAAGATTCATATTTTTATCTTTTATCTAAGTTACCTATATTAGCAGCTATGATTTATAGAAAAAAATATGGATTACCTAATATTAATAACGAAAAAAATATTTGTTATATATATAATATATTAAGTATGTTTTTTTCTATTCCTAATAAACCTTATAAAAAAAATTATTATATAATTAATGCATTAGAAAAATTATTAATTTTACATATAGATCATGAACAAAATTGCTCTACTACTATTGTACGTTTGTTAAGTTCAGTTCGTTCAAATATATTTTCATCTGTATCAGCTGGTATTAATGCTTTATGGGGAAAGCTTCATGGAGGAGCTAATCAAAAAGTTATTGAAATGTTAGAATTAATTTTAAAAGATGGAGGTAATATTAATAAATGGATAGAAAAAGCAAAAAATAGGAATGATTCATTTCGGTTAATGGGTTTTGGTCATAGGATTTATAAAAATTTTGATCCTAGAGCAATTATAGCAAAATCAATAGCTGAAAATTTAATAAAAAAACTAAATATTTCTGATCCAATATTAGATATAGCTAAAAAATTAGAAATAAACGCTCTTAAAGATTCATATTTTTTAGAAAAAAAATTATATCCAAATATAGATTTTTATTCTGGAATTATTTATCAAGCAATAGGAATACCAAAAGACATGTTTACTGTTATGTTTGCTTTAGGAAGACTTCCTGGATGGATAGCTCATTGGATAGAAATAAAGGATAATTTAGAACCAATAGGAAGACCTAGACAAATTTATATAGGAAATAAAAAAAGAAATATTTAA
- a CDS encoding Rne/Rng family ribonuclease has product MNNKDLIINTEKQAINIALLEEGKLLELHQEVFDKNFYVGDIYLGIVKKILHALNAAIIDIGYYKGGFLHYNDLGEHIKNLSNFTKKNKKDYCDLIKNSIENILCLGQKILVQISKEPISNKGPKLTTKISLPGRNLILIPFSNKIYASKKIKSIKEKNILISYIEKIKPKNIGCIIRTESSRKKEILNKELIHLMKKWKNILKNITLKKNPIKIFSESNITSCFLRDTFNNDFQSIYCDNIFLCKEMYSYLSIIAPKKTSIIKYHQESTPIFEKYGVEKQIEIFLGKNVPLKNGAYLVIEHTEALHVIDVNSGMNNHIKENSTELERIDNIFKINLLAATEIARQLRLRDMGGIIVVDFIDMSDSIQKNKLYEHLKEKMKGDRAKHHILPINEFGLVQFTRHRVRPEIKIKRNVKYTKNSSISYILHLECVIGNILKNENYKKIQLHIHTFVSSYLKIGFPSIQQKWFLKYKKWVKIIPNNSFQYTEYKIFEKNNKDEITSYFF; this is encoded by the coding sequence ATGAATAATAAAGATTTAATTATAAATACAGAAAAACAAGCTATAAACATAGCTCTCTTAGAAGAAGGAAAATTATTAGAACTTCATCAAGAAGTTTTTGATAAAAATTTCTATGTAGGAGATATCTATTTAGGTATTGTAAAAAAAATTTTACATGCATTGAATGCAGCAATTATTGATATTGGATATTATAAAGGAGGATTTTTACATTATAATGATTTAGGAGAGCATATTAAAAATTTATCAAATTTTACAAAAAAAAATAAAAAGGATTACTGTGATTTAATAAAAAATTCTATAGAAAATATTCTTTGTTTAGGACAAAAAATTTTAGTACAAATATCTAAAGAACCCATATCCAATAAAGGTCCTAAACTTACTACAAAGATTAGTCTTCCTGGAAGGAATTTGATTCTTATTCCATTTTCAAATAAAATATATGCATCCAAAAAAATAAAAAGTATAAAAGAAAAAAATATATTAATTTCTTATATAGAAAAAATAAAACCTAAAAATATTGGTTGTATTATTAGAACAGAATCTTCTAGAAAAAAAGAAATTTTAAATAAAGAATTAATTCACTTAATGAAAAAATGGAAAAATATATTAAAAAATATAACGTTAAAAAAAAACCCCATAAAAATTTTTAGTGAAAGTAATATAACTTCTTGTTTTTTAAGAGATACATTTAATAATGATTTCCAATCAATCTATTGTGATAATATTTTTTTATGTAAAGAAATGTATTCGTATTTATCTATAATTGCACCTAAAAAAACTAGTATTATAAAATATCATCAAGAAAGTACACCAATTTTTGAAAAATATGGTGTAGAAAAACAAATAGAAATTTTTCTAGGTAAAAATGTGCCTCTTAAAAATGGAGCATATTTGGTAATAGAACATACTGAAGCATTACATGTTATTGATGTAAATAGTGGAATGAATAATCATATAAAAGAAAATAGTACTGAATTAGAAAGAATTGATAATATATTTAAAATAAATTTATTAGCTGCTACTGAAATAGCAAGACAACTTAGATTGAGAGATATGGGGGGTATAATAGTTGTCGATTTTATTGATATGTCGGACTCTATACAGAAAAATAAATTATATGAACATTTAAAAGAAAAAATGAAAGGTGATCGAGCAAAACATCATATATTACCAATCAATGAATTTGGTCTTGTTCAATTTACTAGACATAGAGTAAGACCAGAAATAAAAATAAAAAGAAACGTAAAATATACAAAAAATTCTTCTATAAGCTATATTCTCCATTTAGAATGTGTAATAGGTAATATATTAAAAAATGAAAACTATAAAAAAATACAATTACATATACATACTTTTGTATCATCTTATTTAAAAATTGGATTCCCTTCCATACAACAAAAATGGTTTTTAAAATATAAAAAATGGGTAAAAATTATTCCTAATAATTCATTTCAATATACTGAATATAAAATTTTCGAAAAAAATAATAAAGATGAAATTACATCATATTTTTTTTAA
- a CDS encoding A/G-specific adenine glycosylase, whose amino-acid sequence MNFHNKVINWYKIHKRILPWRKTKNPYHVLVSEFMLQQTRISKVLEYYDNFIKKFPNLKILSKSDEITVLKEWEGLGFYFRAINLHNFSKKIFNIRFPRTYKELIKYKGIGLYTASAISSICFNEKIPAIDGNAYRLYSRYFGIYKNINYSRSKKFLNFIYHLMDKVNPGIFNQSIMDISSIICTPVNSKCFSCPIKIGCYSLINKTTNKLPIKISIINRKNKFLYYLFIETIKKNFFIKKRLNNQMWGGMYDFPIIESNNSIENNILLNKIKVQYQNIHIISINDYIKYNISNKIFYIKFINCLITNYINKLKTIFILISYKMIKKYPFPKPILSFFNYKKII is encoded by the coding sequence ATGAATTTTCATAATAAAGTAATAAATTGGTATAAAATACATAAAAGAATTCTTCCTTGGAGAAAAACTAAAAATCCTTATCATGTATTGGTTTCAGAATTTATGTTACAACAAACTAGAATTTCTAAAGTATTAGAATATTATGATAATTTTATAAAAAAATTTCCAAATCTAAAAATTTTATCCAAATCGGATGAAATCACAGTATTAAAAGAATGGGAAGGTTTGGGTTTTTATTTTAGAGCAATAAATTTACATAATTTTTCTAAAAAAATATTTAATATAAGATTTCCAAGAACATATAAAGAATTAATAAAATATAAAGGTATTGGATTGTATACAGCATCAGCGATATCATCTATATGTTTTAATGAGAAAATACCAGCTATTGATGGAAATGCTTATAGATTATATTCTAGATATTTTGGTATATATAAAAATATAAATTATTCTAGATCAAAAAAATTTTTAAATTTTATTTATCATTTAATGGATAAAGTTAATCCAGGTATATTTAATCAATCAATTATGGATATATCCTCAATTATATGTACTCCAGTAAATTCAAAATGTTTCTCATGTCCTATTAAAATAGGATGTTATTCTCTTATAAATAAGACTACAAATAAATTACCAATAAAAATATCAATAATAAATCGTAAAAATAAATTCTTATACTATCTATTTATAGAAACTATAAAAAAAAATTTTTTTATTAAAAAAAGATTAAATAATCAGATGTGGGGGGGAATGTATGATTTTCCTATAATAGAATCAAATAATTCTATTGAAAATAATATTTTATTAAATAAAATAAAAGTTCAATATCAAAATATTCATATAATATCAATTAATGATTATATAAAATATAATATTAGTAATAAAATATTTTATATAAAATTTATAAATTGCTTAATTACAAATTATATAAACAAGTTAAAAACTATTTTTATTCTCATTTCATACAAAATGATAAAAAAATATCCATTTCCAAAACCAATTTTGTCTTTTTTTAATTATAAAAAAATAATTTAA
- a CDS encoding tetratricopeptide repeat protein: protein MFFKYRNRIYIYITVTIIFIIFFLSRSIFINSSEKSRNELSYAQKYLYNGMFYKALNKKRENNYLGFLGVLSKYPFTKSGNLARFYASICYYKLGNYSECIRIMKKFNVNDDIMSPIKYGIIGDAFLQKNDFNNALFNYNKAINISKNEITTPLYYYKIGLLFFYKKKYEKSKFFFKKIENEYPIFIHIENVEKYISFIENKLR, encoded by the coding sequence ATGTTTTTTAAATATAGGAATAGAATATATATTTATATTACAGTTACAATAATATTTATCATTTTTTTTCTTTCAAGAAGTATTTTTATAAATTCATCAGAAAAATCAAGAAATGAATTGAGTTATGCACAAAAATATTTATATAATGGAATGTTTTACAAAGCATTAAATAAAAAAAGGGAAAATAATTATTTAGGATTCTTAGGGGTTTTATCTAAGTATCCATTTACTAAATCAGGAAATTTAGCTAGATTTTATGCGAGTATTTGTTATTATAAATTGGGAAATTATAGTGAATGTATAAGAATCATGAAAAAATTTAATGTAAATGATGATATTATGTCTCCTATAAAATATGGAATCATAGGAGATGCTTTTTTACAAAAAAATGATTTTAATAATGCTTTATTTAATTATAATAAAGCTATTAATATAAGTAAAAATGAAATTACTACACCTTTATATTATTATAAAATAGGTTTATTATTTTTTTATAAAAAAAAATATGAAAAATCTAAATTTTTTTTTAAAAAAATAGAAAATGAATATCCTATTTTTATACATATAGAAAATGTAGAAAAATATATTTCATTTATTGAGAATAAATTGCGATAG
- a CDS encoding GYDIA family GHMP kinase, translating into MFFSKKKFFYSHGKLLLTGEYLILLGSIGLALPTIKGQSLSIFEKKNRSSILFWKSYDQNLKKPWFEVVFQLPYLKIIYETEKKISYRLRNLLIKSKNIKKEFFKKNINIYANTYLQFSRNWGLGSSSTLINNIAQWINVNPYKLLSKDFPGSGYDLACVSHEKPIIFKLKNNIPYFLPVEFNPPFKNKLYFLYLNKKQNTTSGINWFFSKKKIISNNIINNISYITLKILSCNKLKEFEELLLKHEMIISKILNLPTIKELYFPDYLGLVKSLGTWGGDFVLISFRKGMKNYFSKKGFHTIISFEKMILKNF; encoded by the coding sequence ATGTTCTTTTCTAAAAAAAAATTTTTTTATAGTCATGGAAAATTATTGTTAACAGGAGAATATTTAATTTTATTAGGATCAATAGGATTAGCTCTACCAACAATAAAAGGACAATCATTATCTATTTTTGAAAAAAAAAATAGATCTTCTATTTTATTTTGGAAAAGTTATGATCAAAATTTAAAAAAACCATGGTTTGAAGTGGTATTTCAATTACCATATTTAAAAATTATTTATGAAACAGAAAAAAAAATATCTTATCGTCTTAGAAATTTATTAATAAAATCTAAAAATATAAAAAAAGAATTTTTTAAAAAAAATATTAATATATATGCAAATACTTATTTGCAATTTTCTAGAAATTGGGGGTTAGGAAGTAGTTCTACTTTAATAAATAATATTGCACAATGGATAAATGTTAACCCTTATAAATTATTAAGTAAAGACTTTCCAGGAAGTGGATATGATTTAGCATGTGTTTCTCATGAAAAACCAATAATTTTTAAATTAAAAAATAACATTCCATATTTTTTACCTGTAGAATTTAATCCTCCATTTAAAAATAAATTATATTTTTTATATCTTAATAAAAAACAAAATACCACTAGTGGTATAAATTGGTTTTTTTCTAAAAAAAAAATTATTAGTAATAATATTATAAATAATATATCTTATATAACATTGAAAATTTTATCATGCAATAAATTAAAAGAATTTGAAGAATTATTATTAAAACATGAAATGATAATATCAAAGATACTTAATTTACCTACTATAAAAGAATTATATTTTCCAGATTATTTAGGATTAGTAAAAAGTTTAGGTACCTGGGGGGGAGATTTTGTATTAATTAGTTTTAGAAAAGGAATGAAAAATTATTTTTCAAAAAAAGGATTTCATACTATTATTTCATTTGAAAAAATGATATTAAAAAATTTTTAG
- a CDS encoding TatD family hydrolase: MNIIDTHTHLYMKEFKKDIDSVINRSINKGVCKFFIPSISSSTIYDIICLEKKYPNICFPMIGLHPNYIYSTKNLNEELKKIEKWLNNYSFISIGEIGMDLHMNKKFFSEQKYAFQNQLELAKDRNLPIIIHCRNAFDYVFDILSKREYSFIKGIFHCFSGTLTQAKKIINIGMKLGIGGIITFKKNNIEQYLNQIDTENIVLETDSPYLSPHPFRGKRNDPSNLTIILKKISEIYSISENTIANITNDNVNKIFF; the protein is encoded by the coding sequence ATGAATATAATTGATACACATACTCATTTGTACATGAAAGAATTTAAAAAAGATATTGATTCTGTAATTAACCGATCAATAAATAAGGGAGTTTGTAAATTTTTTATTCCATCTATTAGTAGTTCAACTATCTATGATATTATTTGTTTAGAAAAAAAATATCCAAATATTTGTTTTCCAATGATTGGATTACATCCAAATTATATTTATTCAACAAAAAATTTAAATGAAGAATTAAAAAAAATAGAAAAATGGTTAAATAATTATTCATTTATTTCTATAGGAGAAATAGGAATGGATTTACATATGAATAAAAAATTTTTTTCAGAACAAAAATATGCATTTCAAAATCAATTAGAATTGGCAAAAGATAGAAATTTACCTATCATTATTCATTGTAGAAATGCGTTCGATTATGTATTTGATATTTTATCAAAAAGAGAATACTCCTTTATTAAAGGTATATTTCATTGTTTTTCAGGTACATTAACTCAAGCAAAAAAAATAATTAATATTGGAATGAAATTAGGTATAGGAGGGATAATTACTTTTAAAAAAAATAATATTGAACAATATTTAAATCAAATTGATACAGAAAATATTGTGTTAGAAACTGATTCTCCATATTTGTCTCCACATCCTTTTAGAGGAAAAAGAAATGATCCATCTAATTTAACAATAATATTAAAAAAAATATCTGAAATATATTCAATATCAGAAAATACTATTGCTAATATAACAAATGATAATGTTAATAAAATTTTTTTTTGA